One genomic segment of Primulina tabacum isolate GXHZ01 chromosome 9, ASM2559414v2, whole genome shotgun sequence includes these proteins:
- the LOC142556811 gene encoding protein PTST homolog 2, chloroplastic-like isoform X2, giving the protein MVKLISSHSRILISRKTFSPLNYSLTPSLMSTHNPKNRAQICRLSAVRGHSFGFVKVTRDKKFRGDLELEAEIMEFMKKSEKPMMFPTIKELARAGRMDLVESIKKIGRWYTLGWDEQNVEENLDFDLGKFQRRVERIEEGVSLGEKDDCYWSVDDNEDDFSSGSDFNSENLNSRHLASSSPSGRPVERSADADTGIEGILNRLEKQRNINFGVELKPVGYGTHATSKDEADDSHFGTSSDVARVDSGENGRHPTGFRHQGILNKADDKMSPNFELETWRNWSNQRAGFHYSEFEAAEISFGKKIMEHDRETYRDRLTAINGEYGEAWDGAEEINLNHIKSRIQHLELELSTALLSLRSKRAESITDEVAGISVSDFQKLSDEREFQENEFIRAQERLHSIRAKMAILEGKMAMTIADTQKIVEKKQEQIYRAHKALQLLRDTCIVWHNSASEVLLTGSFDGWTTQRKMEKSKTGIFSVSLMLYPGRYEIKFVVDGIWKVDPLRPIVNNSGYQNNLLIVT; this is encoded by the exons ATGGTCAAACTCATCAGTAGCCATAGCCGTATTCTAATATCCCGCAAGACATTCTCGCCTTTGAATTATTCTCTCACCCCTTCTTTGATGTCCACGCATAATCCTAAGAATAGGGCTCAAATTTGTAGACTAAGTGCTGTTCGAGGGCATTCTTTCGGGTTTGTGAAAGTGACGAGGGACAAGAAATTCAGGG GGGACTTAGAACTGGAGGCGGAAATTATGGAGTTCATGAAGAAATCTGAGAAACCGATGATGTTTCCGACTATAAAAGAGTTAGCTAGAGCTGGAAGAATGGATTTGGTGGAGTCGATAAAGAAGATAGGTCGGTGGTATACGCTTGGCTGGGACGAACAAAATGTGGAGGAAAACTTGGATTTTGATCTTGGAAAATTCCAGAGGAGGGTTGAGAGGATTGAGGAGGGCGTTTCTCTAGGAGAAAAAGACGACTGTTATTGGTCTGTGGACGATAATGAAGATGACTTTTCCTCCGGTTCGGATTTTAATTCTGAGAATTTGAATTCCAGGCACCTGGCTTCTTCTTCGCCGTCGGGTAGACCCGT AGAGAGGAGTGCTGATGCAGATACTGGCATTGAGGGAATACTGAATAGATTGGAGAAGCAGAGGAATATCAATTTTGGAGTAGAGTTAAAGCCAGTTGGATATGGAACTCATGCCACAAGTAAAGATGAGGCAGATGACAGTCATTTTGGAACCTCTTCTGATGTgg CCAGGGTTGATAGTGGAGAAAACGGCAGACATCCAACAGGTTTCCGCCACCAAGGCATATTGAATAAAGCAGATGACAAGATGAGCCCAAACTTTGAGCTGGAAACATGGAGAAATTGGAGCAATCAGCGAGCGGGGTTCCACTATTCAGAATTTGAAG CTGCCGAAATTTCTTTTGGAAAAAAGATCATGGAACATGATAGAGAAACTTATCGTGATAGATTAACTGCAATTAATGGTGAATACGGTGAAGCTTGGGATGGGGCTGAAGAGATTAATCTCAATCACATAAAAAGTCGCATTCAGCATCTAGAGTTAGAGCTCTCTACAGCGCTTCTTTCCTTGAGGTCCAAAAGGGCGGAGAGCATTACAGACGAG GTAGCTGGAATCTCTGTCAGTGATTTTCAGAAGCTCTCTGATGAACGGGAGTTTCAAGAGAATGAGTTCATAAGAGCCCAGGAGCGATTGCATTCAATACGAGCCAAGATGGCTATATTAGAGGGGAAAATGGCAATGACAATAGC TGACACACAAAAGATAGTGGAGAAGAAGCAAGAACAGATATATAGAGCACATAAAGCCTTACAACTTCTGCGGGATACATGCATAGTGTGGCATAATTCAGCTTCAGAGGTCCTTTTAACTGGATCTTTTGATGGATGGACAACTCAG CGGAAGATGGAGAAATCAAAAACAGGAATCTTTTCAGTGAGCTTAATGCTGTATCCAGGTAGATACGAG ATTAAGTTCGTAGTTGATGGTATATGGAAAGTCGACCCTTTACGCCCCATCGTCAACAATAGTGGCTACCAGAATAACCTTCTTATTGTGACATGA
- the LOC142556811 gene encoding protein PTST homolog 2, chloroplastic-like isoform X3 produces MVKLISSHSRILISRKTFSPLNYSLTPSLMSTHNPKNRAQICRLSAVRGHSFGFVKVTRDKKFRGYSDESWCFLCRQSEGDLELEAEIMEFMKKSEKPMMFPTIKELARAGRMDLVESIKKIGRWYTLGWDEQNVEENLDFDLGKFQRRVERIEEGVSLGEKDDCYWSVDDNEDDFSSGSDFNSENLNSRHLASSSPSGRPVERSADADTGIEGILNRLEKQRNINFGVELKPVGYGTHATSKDEADDSHFGTSSDVARVDSGENGRHPTGFRHQGILNKADDKMSPNFELETWRNWSNQRAGFHYSEFEAAEISFGKKIMEHDRETYRDRLTAINGEYGEAWDGAEEINLNHIKSRIQHLELELSTALLSLRSKRAESITDEVAGISVSDFQKLSDEREFQENEFIRAQERLHSIRAKMAILEGKMAMTIADTQKIVEKKQEQIYRAHKALQLLRDTCIVWHNSASEVLLTGSFDGWTTQRKMEKSKTGIFSVSLMLYPD; encoded by the exons ATGGTCAAACTCATCAGTAGCCATAGCCGTATTCTAATATCCCGCAAGACATTCTCGCCTTTGAATTATTCTCTCACCCCTTCTTTGATGTCCACGCATAATCCTAAGAATAGGGCTCAAATTTGTAGACTAAGTGCTGTTCGAGGGCATTCTTTCGGGTTTGTGAAAGTGACGAGGGACAAGAAATTCAGGGGTTATTCAGATGAGTCGTGGTGTTTTTTGTGCAGACAGAGTGAAGGGGACTTAGAACTGGAGGCGGAAATTATGGAGTTCATGAAGAAATCTGAGAAACCGATGATGTTTCCGACTATAAAAGAGTTAGCTAGAGCTGGAAGAATGGATTTGGTGGAGTCGATAAAGAAGATAGGTCGGTGGTATACGCTTGGCTGGGACGAACAAAATGTGGAGGAAAACTTGGATTTTGATCTTGGAAAATTCCAGAGGAGGGTTGAGAGGATTGAGGAGGGCGTTTCTCTAGGAGAAAAAGACGACTGTTATTGGTCTGTGGACGATAATGAAGATGACTTTTCCTCCGGTTCGGATTTTAATTCTGAGAATTTGAATTCCAGGCACCTGGCTTCTTCTTCGCCGTCGGGTAGACCCGT AGAGAGGAGTGCTGATGCAGATACTGGCATTGAGGGAATACTGAATAGATTGGAGAAGCAGAGGAATATCAATTTTGGAGTAGAGTTAAAGCCAGTTGGATATGGAACTCATGCCACAAGTAAAGATGAGGCAGATGACAGTCATTTTGGAACCTCTTCTGATGTgg CCAGGGTTGATAGTGGAGAAAACGGCAGACATCCAACAGGTTTCCGCCACCAAGGCATATTGAATAAAGCAGATGACAAGATGAGCCCAAACTTTGAGCTGGAAACATGGAGAAATTGGAGCAATCAGCGAGCGGGGTTCCACTATTCAGAATTTGAAG CTGCCGAAATTTCTTTTGGAAAAAAGATCATGGAACATGATAGAGAAACTTATCGTGATAGATTAACTGCAATTAATGGTGAATACGGTGAAGCTTGGGATGGGGCTGAAGAGATTAATCTCAATCACATAAAAAGTCGCATTCAGCATCTAGAGTTAGAGCTCTCTACAGCGCTTCTTTCCTTGAGGTCCAAAAGGGCGGAGAGCATTACAGACGAG GTAGCTGGAATCTCTGTCAGTGATTTTCAGAAGCTCTCTGATGAACGGGAGTTTCAAGAGAATGAGTTCATAAGAGCCCAGGAGCGATTGCATTCAATACGAGCCAAGATGGCTATATTAGAGGGGAAAATGGCAATGACAATAGC TGACACACAAAAGATAGTGGAGAAGAAGCAAGAACAGATATATAGAGCACATAAAGCCTTACAACTTCTGCGGGATACATGCATAGTGTGGCATAATTCAGCTTCAGAGGTCCTTTTAACTGGATCTTTTGATGGATGGACAACTCAG CGGAAGATGGAGAAATCAAAAACAGGAATCTTTTCAGTGAGCTTAATGCTGTATCCAG ATTAA
- the LOC142556811 gene encoding protein PTST homolog 2, chloroplastic-like isoform X1 → MVKLISSHSRILISRKTFSPLNYSLTPSLMSTHNPKNRAQICRLSAVRGHSFGFVKVTRDKKFRGYSDESWCFLCRQSEGDLELEAEIMEFMKKSEKPMMFPTIKELARAGRMDLVESIKKIGRWYTLGWDEQNVEENLDFDLGKFQRRVERIEEGVSLGEKDDCYWSVDDNEDDFSSGSDFNSENLNSRHLASSSPSGRPVERSADADTGIEGILNRLEKQRNINFGVELKPVGYGTHATSKDEADDSHFGTSSDVARVDSGENGRHPTGFRHQGILNKADDKMSPNFELETWRNWSNQRAGFHYSEFEAAEISFGKKIMEHDRETYRDRLTAINGEYGEAWDGAEEINLNHIKSRIQHLELELSTALLSLRSKRAESITDEVAGISVSDFQKLSDEREFQENEFIRAQERLHSIRAKMAILEGKMAMTIADTQKIVEKKQEQIYRAHKALQLLRDTCIVWHNSASEVLLTGSFDGWTTQRKMEKSKTGIFSVSLMLYPGRYEIKFVVDGIWKVDPLRPIVNNSGYQNNLLIVT, encoded by the exons ATGGTCAAACTCATCAGTAGCCATAGCCGTATTCTAATATCCCGCAAGACATTCTCGCCTTTGAATTATTCTCTCACCCCTTCTTTGATGTCCACGCATAATCCTAAGAATAGGGCTCAAATTTGTAGACTAAGTGCTGTTCGAGGGCATTCTTTCGGGTTTGTGAAAGTGACGAGGGACAAGAAATTCAGGGGTTATTCAGATGAGTCGTGGTGTTTTTTGTGCAGACAGAGTGAAGGGGACTTAGAACTGGAGGCGGAAATTATGGAGTTCATGAAGAAATCTGAGAAACCGATGATGTTTCCGACTATAAAAGAGTTAGCTAGAGCTGGAAGAATGGATTTGGTGGAGTCGATAAAGAAGATAGGTCGGTGGTATACGCTTGGCTGGGACGAACAAAATGTGGAGGAAAACTTGGATTTTGATCTTGGAAAATTCCAGAGGAGGGTTGAGAGGATTGAGGAGGGCGTTTCTCTAGGAGAAAAAGACGACTGTTATTGGTCTGTGGACGATAATGAAGATGACTTTTCCTCCGGTTCGGATTTTAATTCTGAGAATTTGAATTCCAGGCACCTGGCTTCTTCTTCGCCGTCGGGTAGACCCGT AGAGAGGAGTGCTGATGCAGATACTGGCATTGAGGGAATACTGAATAGATTGGAGAAGCAGAGGAATATCAATTTTGGAGTAGAGTTAAAGCCAGTTGGATATGGAACTCATGCCACAAGTAAAGATGAGGCAGATGACAGTCATTTTGGAACCTCTTCTGATGTgg CCAGGGTTGATAGTGGAGAAAACGGCAGACATCCAACAGGTTTCCGCCACCAAGGCATATTGAATAAAGCAGATGACAAGATGAGCCCAAACTTTGAGCTGGAAACATGGAGAAATTGGAGCAATCAGCGAGCGGGGTTCCACTATTCAGAATTTGAAG CTGCCGAAATTTCTTTTGGAAAAAAGATCATGGAACATGATAGAGAAACTTATCGTGATAGATTAACTGCAATTAATGGTGAATACGGTGAAGCTTGGGATGGGGCTGAAGAGATTAATCTCAATCACATAAAAAGTCGCATTCAGCATCTAGAGTTAGAGCTCTCTACAGCGCTTCTTTCCTTGAGGTCCAAAAGGGCGGAGAGCATTACAGACGAG GTAGCTGGAATCTCTGTCAGTGATTTTCAGAAGCTCTCTGATGAACGGGAGTTTCAAGAGAATGAGTTCATAAGAGCCCAGGAGCGATTGCATTCAATACGAGCCAAGATGGCTATATTAGAGGGGAAAATGGCAATGACAATAGC TGACACACAAAAGATAGTGGAGAAGAAGCAAGAACAGATATATAGAGCACATAAAGCCTTACAACTTCTGCGGGATACATGCATAGTGTGGCATAATTCAGCTTCAGAGGTCCTTTTAACTGGATCTTTTGATGGATGGACAACTCAG CGGAAGATGGAGAAATCAAAAACAGGAATCTTTTCAGTGAGCTTAATGCTGTATCCAGGTAGATACGAG ATTAAGTTCGTAGTTGATGGTATATGGAAAGTCGACCCTTTACGCCCCATCGTCAACAATAGTGGCTACCAGAATAACCTTCTTATTGTGACATGA